From Pseudomonadota bacterium, a single genomic window includes:
- a CDS encoding DEAD/DEAH box helicase, with the protein MRCSSATTQASPPARPLIAYNGANRERDHRTAARLPVDELLPELLASAGARRNVIVVAPPGSGKTTRVPPALLEAPWLEGGVLLLEPRRLAARAAATRIAEERGWALGQQVGFHVRFERRFHAATRLLVVTEGILTRRLLDDPTLEGVGAVVLDEFHERSVHSDLGLALLKEVQRELRPELRLIVLSATLQAEPVAAYLGGCPILRLASQPHALETTYLLAPARDPLPAVAARTVKRALRDDPHAGDVLVFLAGAGEIARTTALLTELGDAEVVPLHGSLPSAAQDRALRPGERRRVVLSTNVAESSVTVAGVRTVVDSGQVRLPRHDPRSGLDRLELTRVSAASADQRAGRAARLGPGRVYRLWTATEQASLAAATTPEVRRIDLAAVALTLRCWGRDPLAFDWLEAPDRGALESAEQLLLRLEALETRDHQPTALGRALLALPLHPRLGRLVLAAVGDGYAREGATLAALLSERDLRAPAALTGSSMRRRGSAEPTSARSDVLERLERFEQLERQGAAYVSGDPGLPRDPGLPRDPTLNLGALRQVVRVRDELLARLPSIAGPTVARPDPPTTGDDPSAALLRLVLKAFPDRVVLRREGERDRGRMVGGRGVVLDPRSVVRDEALYVAVEVDGAGREARVLVASAIDAAWLPTRDEVQTVFDEASERVVASRCQLYEDLCLRRTPVAPAAPLAAALLAEQAARDPRRALQPTPAVDAWLARLRWLRRALPELELPAGDDSLLTHCLPALCHDKVSFAELRRADLPGVLRQALSAEQRRALDREAPERLEVPSGRQITLAYRDDKSPPALAVALQDLFGCTQTPRLARKRQPVLLELLAPNGRPVQLTQDLSSFWHKAYPELRPALARRYPKHSWPEDPLSALPVARGRRKGGQQRT; encoded by the coding sequence ATGCGCTGCTCCTCGGCGACAACGCAAGCGTCCCCACCAGCGAGGCCTCTCATCGCATACAACGGCGCCAATCGCGAACGCGACCATCGAACCGCCGCCAGGTTGCCGGTCGACGAGCTGCTGCCGGAGCTACTGGCCAGCGCCGGTGCGCGACGCAACGTCATCGTGGTCGCGCCGCCGGGCAGCGGCAAGACCACACGTGTGCCGCCGGCGCTGCTCGAGGCGCCGTGGCTCGAGGGCGGCGTCTTGCTGCTCGAGCCACGGCGCCTGGCCGCGCGGGCCGCCGCCACACGCATCGCCGAGGAGCGCGGTTGGGCGCTGGGCCAGCAGGTCGGCTTTCACGTGCGCTTCGAGCGCCGCTTCCACGCCGCCACCCGCCTGCTGGTCGTCACCGAGGGCATCCTCACCCGGCGGCTGCTCGACGATCCCACGCTCGAGGGCGTCGGGGCCGTCGTGCTCGACGAGTTCCATGAGCGCAGCGTCCACAGCGACCTGGGCCTCGCGCTGCTCAAGGAGGTGCAGCGCGAGCTGCGCCCGGAGCTGCGCCTGATCGTGCTGTCAGCGACCCTGCAGGCCGAGCCCGTGGCGGCCTACCTCGGTGGCTGCCCGATTCTGCGCCTGGCCAGCCAACCGCATGCGCTCGAGACCACCTACCTGCTGGCGCCGGCCCGCGACCCGCTTCCGGCGGTCGCCGCGCGCACGGTGAAGCGGGCGCTGCGCGACGACCCGCACGCCGGCGACGTGCTGGTCTTCTTGGCGGGCGCCGGCGAAATCGCCCGCACCACCGCGCTGCTCACCGAGCTCGGTGATGCCGAGGTCGTCCCCTTACACGGCAGCCTCCCCAGCGCGGCGCAGGACCGCGCGCTGCGCCCCGGCGAGCGACGCCGCGTCGTGCTCAGCACCAACGTCGCGGAGAGCTCCGTGACGGTGGCGGGGGTGCGTACCGTGGTCGACAGCGGCCAGGTGCGGCTGCCACGCCACGATCCGCGCAGCGGCCTCGACCGCCTCGAGCTGACCCGCGTCAGCGCGGCCTCGGCCGACCAGCGCGCCGGTCGCGCCGCGCGTCTGGGTCCCGGGCGCGTCTACCGGCTGTGGACGGCCACCGAGCAGGCCTCCTTGGCGGCGGCCACCACACCCGAGGTGCGTCGCATCGACCTGGCGGCCGTGGCGCTGACGCTGCGCTGCTGGGGCCGCGATCCGCTCGCCTTCGATTGGCTCGAGGCCCCCGACCGCGGCGCGCTCGAGAGCGCCGAGCAGCTCCTCCTGCGCCTCGAGGCCCTCGAGACGCGCGACCACCAGCCCACCGCCCTCGGCCGCGCGCTGCTCGCGCTGCCTCTTCACCCGCGCCTCGGCCGACTGGTCCTGGCCGCCGTGGGCGATGGCTATGCGCGCGAGGGCGCCACGCTGGCGGCGCTGCTCTCCGAGCGCGACCTCCGCGCGCCAGCCGCGCTAACCGGCAGCTCGATGCGCCGCCGCGGCTCTGCCGAACCGACCAGCGCCCGCTCCGACGTGCTCGAGCGCCTCGAGCGCTTCGAGCAGCTCGAGCGCCAGGGCGCGGCCTACGTGTCCGGCGACCCCGGGCTGCCCCGCGACCCCGGCCTGCCCCGCGACCCGACCTTGAACCTCGGCGCCCTGCGCCAGGTGGTGCGCGTGCGCGACGAGCTGCTCGCCCGGCTGCCCTCGATCGCGGGCCCGACCGTCGCGCGCCCCGACCCACCCACCACCGGCGACGACCCGAGCGCCGCGCTGCTGCGGCTCGTGCTCAAGGCCTTCCCCGACCGCGTCGTGCTGCGACGCGAGGGCGAGCGCGACCGCGGGCGGATGGTGGGCGGCCGCGGCGTCGTGCTCGACCCGCGCAGCGTTGTGCGCGACGAGGCGCTCTACGTCGCCGTCGAGGTCGATGGCGCCGGCCGCGAGGCCCGCGTGCTCGTCGCCAGCGCGATCGACGCAGCCTGGCTGCCGACCCGCGACGAGGTGCAGACCGTCTTCGACGAGGCCAGCGAGCGCGTCGTCGCCAGCCGCTGCCAGCTCTACGAAGACCTCTGCCTCCGCCGCACACCGGTCGCCCCGGCGGCCCCACTCGCCGCCGCGCTGCTCGCCGAGCAGGCCGCCCGCGACCCGCGCCGCGCGTTGCAGCCGACGCCCGCGGTGGACGCCTGGCTCGCGCGCCTGCGCTGGCTGCGCCGCGCCCTGCCCGAGCTCGAGCTCCCGGCAGGCGACGACAGCCTGCTCACGCACTGCCTGCCGGCGCTCTGCCACGACAAGGTCAGCTTCGCCGAGCTGCGCCGCGCCGACCTGCCCGGTGTCCTGCGCCAGGCGCTGAGCGCCGAGCAGCGCCGCGCCCTCGACCGCGAGGCGCCCGAGCGCCTGGAGGTCCCCAGCGGGAGGCAGATCACCCTGGCCTACCGCGACGACAAGAGCCCGCCCGCGCTCGCCGTCGCCCTGCAAGACCTCTTCGGCTGCACCCAGACCCCGCGTCTGGCCCGCAAGCGCCAGCCCGTCCTGCTGGAGCTGCTCGCCCCCAATGGCCGCCCCGTCCAACTCACCCAGGATCTCTCCAGCTTCTGGCACAAGGCCTACCCCGAGCTACGCCCGGCCCTAGCCCGCCGCTACCCCAAACACAGCTGGCCCGAAGACCCGCTGAGCGCGCTGCCAGTGGCGCGAGGCCGGCGAAAGGGCGGGCAGCAGAGGACCTGA
- a CDS encoding FAD-dependent oxidoreductase has translation MRSFDSRLVRAEELTPTVRRLWFERADGQALAFSPGQYARFALHATEGLAVSTGAYSLCEPPRADGRYAICVKQQRAHGVAEALLHAEPGLCLPTQAPVGRFVLEPRAAAPLLLVATGVGVAPFHAMIEQLRELVGHCEVHLLLGARRPAELLFDDEWRALASSAARFHYRPVVSRPEPEDDWKGRIGRVDALLDGLPQLLSGFRAYVCGHSPMVLQLRAELFGRGLAVAQLHTDH, from the coding sequence ATGCGGAGCTTCGACAGCCGACTGGTTCGTGCGGAAGAGCTTACACCGACGGTGCGTCGGCTGTGGTTCGAGCGCGCGGACGGCCAGGCGCTCGCCTTCTCGCCCGGCCAGTATGCGCGCTTCGCGTTGCACGCCACTGAGGGCTTGGCGGTGTCGACTGGCGCGTACTCGCTCTGCGAGCCGCCGCGGGCCGATGGCCGCTACGCGATCTGCGTCAAGCAGCAGCGGGCCCATGGCGTGGCGGAGGCGTTGCTGCACGCCGAGCCCGGCCTTTGCCTGCCGACGCAGGCACCCGTGGGTCGCTTCGTCCTCGAACCACGCGCCGCGGCCCCGCTGCTCCTCGTGGCCACCGGCGTCGGGGTGGCGCCCTTCCACGCGATGATCGAGCAATTGCGCGAGCTGGTCGGGCACTGCGAGGTCCACTTGCTCTTGGGTGCGCGTCGTCCCGCGGAGCTGCTCTTCGATGATGAGTGGCGCGCCCTGGCGTCCAGCGCCGCGCGCTTTCACTATCGGCCCGTGGTCAGCCGTCCGGAGCCCGAGGACGACTGGAAAGGACGGATTGGCCGCGTGGATGCGCTGCTCGACGGGTTGCCGCAGCTTCTCAGCGGGTTTCGGGCGTATGTATGCGGCCATAGCCCGATGGTGCTGCAGCTTCGCGCGGAGCTCTTTGGCCGCGGCCTGGCGGTCGCGCAGCTCCACACCGACCACTGA
- a CDS encoding Hsp70 family protein — translation MTDQRERRDPRYPVTWAVTIRAADWLEVQRLSTENVSRGGLFIRTASHALPGTRLQIELTLPDGTVFPADGEVIHSITRERAQAEGVAAGIGVRFDARHAVDLYLLETAAAGQAGGQAHAYAFGPQGFATLDATLVPLGALGVGAEPEWTTAHHLIEPAAPTASFDQAPLAASAEAAPVGPASTTEPCVFGIDFGTTYSSIALVRGERVVVLEDQEGNTLTPSVVCYPEEGPPLVGWPARERIATHPATTLSSIKRLVGRRYDDPTLEAFWASSPLRCGAGAEGETLVDVYGQRVSMTQVASEVFRCLRALGERATGLPVERVLLSAPLAAPAQRAAIQRAAELAGLEVLGIVDEPVAAAMSYAVGREEEELLAVYDFGGGTFDFSLLRLANARLSVLSQAGDAWLGGDDFDTALAQHAATEFWQRWHVDLRQRQVEWQRLLFLAEVAKRRLSLQPSAELKARAIALSVRGPIDLVTTIDRPLFEQLCGELVTCSLEIVEGALREAGVSPAQVDRVVLTGGVSRMPLVRERLQRYFGRELPLLVDPEQAIVIGAAIYGRLLQLSRQGAAADRPLTAPSA, via the coding sequence ATGACTGATCAGCGAGAACGCCGCGATCCCCGCTATCCGGTGACGTGGGCGGTGACGATCCGCGCCGCCGATTGGCTCGAGGTGCAGCGCCTCAGCACCGAGAACGTCAGCCGCGGGGGCCTGTTCATTCGCACCGCGAGCCACGCGCTCCCGGGCACGCGCCTGCAGATCGAGCTCACGCTGCCAGACGGTACGGTATTTCCGGCCGACGGCGAGGTGATTCACTCCATTACGCGGGAGCGGGCGCAGGCCGAGGGGGTCGCCGCGGGGATCGGCGTGCGCTTCGATGCACGTCACGCCGTCGACCTCTACCTGCTCGAGACGGCCGCGGCCGGGCAGGCGGGGGGCCAGGCGCATGCGTATGCCTTCGGCCCGCAGGGCTTCGCCACCCTCGATGCGACGCTGGTGCCCTTGGGCGCCCTGGGGGTTGGCGCCGAACCAGAATGGACGACCGCGCACCATCTGATCGAGCCAGCGGCGCCGACGGCCTCGTTCGATCAGGCGCCGCTGGCCGCGAGCGCCGAGGCCGCACCCGTGGGCCCGGCTTCGACCACGGAGCCCTGCGTCTTCGGCATCGACTTCGGCACGACCTACAGCAGCATCGCCCTCGTGCGTGGTGAGCGGGTCGTGGTGCTCGAGGATCAGGAGGGCAACACGCTCACCCCCTCGGTCGTTTGCTATCCAGAGGAGGGGCCGCCGCTGGTCGGCTGGCCTGCGCGCGAGCGGATCGCGACGCATCCGGCGACCACCCTCAGCTCGATCAAGCGGCTGGTCGGTCGCCGCTACGATGATCCGACCTTGGAGGCCTTCTGGGCGTCTTCACCGCTGCGCTGCGGCGCAGGCGCCGAGGGCGAGACGCTGGTCGATGTCTATGGCCAGCGCGTCAGCATGACCCAGGTGGCGAGCGAGGTCTTTCGTTGCCTGCGCGCGCTCGGCGAACGTGCAACGGGTCTGCCCGTCGAGCGCGTGCTGCTCTCGGCGCCGCTCGCGGCGCCGGCGCAGCGTGCGGCGATTCAGCGGGCTGCCGAGCTGGCGGGTCTGGAGGTGCTCGGCATCGTCGACGAGCCGGTGGCGGCGGCGATGAGCTACGCCGTGGGGCGCGAGGAGGAGGAGCTCCTGGCGGTCTACGACTTCGGCGGAGGGACCTTCGACTTCTCCTTGCTCCGGCTGGCCAACGCGCGGCTCTCGGTGCTCAGCCAGGCGGGCGATGCGTGGCTGGGGGGCGACGATTTCGACACGGCGCTGGCTCAGCACGCGGCCACCGAGTTCTGGCAGCGCTGGCACGTCGATCTGCGTCAGCGCCAGGTGGAATGGCAGCGGCTGCTCTTTCTCGCCGAGGTGGCGAAGCGGCGCCTGAGTCTTCAGCCCTCCGCCGAGCTCAAGGCGCGCGCGATCGCGCTCTCGGTCCGCGGGCCGATCGATCTGGTCACGACCATCGACCGCCCGCTCTTCGAGCAGCTCTGTGGCGAGCTCGTCACCTGCTCACTTGAGATCGTCGAGGGCGCGCTGCGCGAGGCGGGGGTGTCGCCAGCGCAGGTCGACCGAGTCGTGCTCACCGGGGGTGTCTCGCGCATGCCGCTGGTGCGCGAGCGGCTCCAGCGCTACTTCGGTCGCGAGCTTCCGCTACTCGTCGATCCGGAGCAGGCGATTGTGATTGGCGCCGCCATCTACGGTCGCTTGCTGCAGCTCAGTCGGCAGGGCGCCGCTGCCGATCGACCCCTGACCGCCCCGAGCGCTTGA
- a CDS encoding deoxyhypusine synthase family protein has protein sequence MSSCPANRSAEDAARLGLEPMQRLDVSAPKNTAELLAAMSKTAFTGRSLGEAVAVSEAMISDGAWVVLTLSGAMTMAGLSLLAVEMIERGWVHCIVATGALVGHGLTEDIGMHHYKADPKIPDETYFAARLNRVYDVIEPEYNLDQLAEHARELLGRLAEAHSEPIGTHELLRFFGEQLPGRGVLQAAAKHQVPVIIPAFTDSELGLDFMVHRYAREREGRPYLRYDAFRDLVHYAELCQAQARAGRPLGIFTIGGGVPRNWAQQVAPYVDVLNGRLDLELPVPRFRYGVRICPDPVHYGHLSGCTYSEGVSWGKFVPPSAGGRYAEVLLDATVGWPLIVRALLERTV, from the coding sequence ATGTCCAGTTGCCCAGCGAATCGATCCGCCGAGGATGCTGCCCGCCTCGGGCTCGAGCCGATGCAGCGACTCGATGTCAGCGCGCCCAAGAACACCGCCGAGCTGCTGGCGGCGATGAGCAAAACGGCCTTCACCGGCCGCTCGCTCGGCGAAGCCGTCGCGGTCAGCGAGGCGATGATCAGCGATGGCGCCTGGGTCGTGCTGACGCTGAGCGGCGCGATGACGATGGCCGGGCTGAGCCTGCTGGCGGTCGAGATGATCGAGCGCGGCTGGGTGCATTGCATCGTCGCTACCGGCGCGCTCGTCGGCCACGGCCTGACCGAGGACATCGGAATGCACCACTACAAGGCCGATCCGAAGATCCCCGACGAGACCTACTTCGCCGCGCGGCTCAATCGCGTCTACGACGTGATCGAACCGGAGTACAACCTCGACCAGCTCGCGGAGCATGCACGCGAGCTGCTGGGCCGCCTGGCGGAGGCCCACAGCGAGCCCATCGGCACGCATGAGCTGCTGCGCTTCTTCGGCGAGCAACTCCCGGGACGCGGCGTGCTGCAGGCCGCCGCCAAGCATCAGGTCCCGGTGATCATTCCCGCCTTCACGGACTCCGAGCTCGGGCTCGACTTCATGGTCCACCGCTATGCGCGCGAACGTGAGGGACGACCCTACCTGCGCTACGACGCCTTTCGCGATCTGGTCCACTATGCCGAGCTATGCCAGGCGCAGGCGCGAGCGGGCCGCCCGCTGGGGATCTTCACCATCGGCGGCGGTGTCCCGCGCAACTGGGCGCAGCAGGTGGCGCCCTACGTCGACGTGCTCAACGGCCGGCTCGACCTCGAGCTGCCGGTGCCACGCTTTCGCTATGGCGTGCGCATTTGCCCCGACCCCGTGCACTACGGGCACCTCTCGGGCTGCACCTACTCCGAGGGCGTGAGCTGGGGCAAGTTCGTCCCGCCCTCGGCCGGTGGCCGCTACGCCGAGGTGCTGCTCGACGCGACGGTCGGCTGGCCGCTGATCGTGCGCGCCCTGCTCGAGCGCACCGTCTGA
- the grxD gene encoding Grx4 family monothiol glutaredoxin → MTEETKQRVAAAIASHKVVLFMKGVPDFPQCGFSARAAGCLEQLGVPFAAFDVLPDRELREGLKEHSRWPTLPQLYIAGELIGGSDIVTELFQSGELKLKLEQAGAL, encoded by the coding sequence ATGACGGAAGAGACCAAGCAGCGCGTCGCGGCGGCGATCGCCTCGCATAAGGTGGTGTTGTTCATGAAGGGCGTGCCCGATTTCCCGCAGTGCGGCTTTTCGGCGCGCGCGGCGGGATGTCTCGAGCAGCTCGGGGTGCCCTTTGCGGCCTTCGACGTCTTGCCGGATCGCGAGCTGCGCGAGGGCCTCAAGGAGCACTCGCGCTGGCCGACCTTGCCGCAGCTCTACATCGCCGGTGAGCTGATCGGCGGCAGCGATATCGTCACCGAGCTCTTTCAGAGTGGCGAGCTCAAGCTCAAGCTGGAGCAAGCCGGAGCGCTGTGA
- a CDS encoding beta-lactamase family protein, with product MSTPRPAPAPAGRAPLVGAEGAALLRARAPDAIDRLMEQAMAQRVFPAACLLVAVDGQPVIHRAYGRARLDSVFDLASLTKPLATTSALLQCVAMGHLSLDARLGRVLDGLQGTALEGVTLAQLLGHAAGLVDWLPLYQPLERLPARRARLRARELIAATPLRCAPGEATCYSDLGYMLLGWALEAAMGEPLDRLAERLVFAPLALSRTGFVALAGRRRAQRDAQPWRFVPTERCPRRGRLCGEVHDDNCHAMGGVAGHAGLFSTAHDVHQIVRQLSAAARGGASIFDGALVRHCFSTQLVPGSSWRLGWDTPSGVRSSTGRAFGAGSVGHLGFTGTSLWLEPARPWWAILLTNRVYYGREPNRLKPLRPRLHDALHRALKGWGYL from the coding sequence GTGAGCACGCCGCGGCCGGCCCCGGCGCCCGCAGGGCGGGCCCCGCTGGTTGGGGCCGAGGGCGCGGCCCTGCTGCGCGCCCGCGCGCCCGACGCGATCGATCGGCTGATGGAGCAGGCCATGGCGCAGCGGGTCTTTCCCGCGGCCTGCCTGCTCGTCGCGGTGGACGGCCAGCCGGTGATCCATCGCGCCTATGGGCGAGCGCGGCTCGACAGCGTCTTCGACCTCGCCTCCTTGACGAAGCCGCTGGCGACCACGTCCGCCCTGCTGCAGTGCGTGGCGATGGGGCACCTGAGCCTCGATGCGCGCCTTGGTCGCGTGCTCGACGGACTGCAGGGCACGGCGCTCGAGGGCGTCACGCTGGCGCAGCTCCTCGGGCATGCGGCCGGTCTCGTCGACTGGCTTCCGCTCTACCAGCCACTAGAGAGGCTGCCAGCGCGGCGCGCGCGGCTGCGGGCGCGTGAGCTGATCGCGGCCACGCCCTTGCGGTGCGCGCCAGGCGAGGCCACCTGCTACAGCGACCTGGGGTACATGTTGCTCGGCTGGGCGCTCGAGGCGGCGATGGGCGAGCCCCTCGATCGGCTGGCCGAGCGGCTGGTCTTCGCCCCCTTGGCGCTCAGTCGCACGGGCTTCGTCGCGCTGGCCGGTCGGCGGCGGGCGCAGCGCGACGCGCAACCCTGGCGCTTCGTGCCGACCGAGCGCTGTCCGCGACGCGGCCGGCTCTGCGGCGAGGTCCACGACGATAACTGTCACGCGATGGGGGGCGTGGCCGGCCACGCCGGCCTCTTTTCCACCGCGCACGATGTGCATCAGATCGTGCGGCAACTGAGCGCCGCGGCGCGCGGCGGCGCGTCGATCTTCGATGGCGCCCTCGTGCGCCACTGCTTCTCGACGCAGCTCGTCCCGGGCAGCAGCTGGCGCCTCGGCTGGGACACCCCCAGCGGCGTCCGCTCGAGCACGGGTCGCGCCTTTGGCGCGGGCAGCGTCGGGCACCTCGGCTTCACCGGTACGTCGCTTTGGCTCGAGCCCGCGCGCCCCTGGTGGGCGATCCTGCTGACCAATCGCGTCTACTATGGGCGCGAGCCCAACCGCCTCAAGCCACTGCGCCCACGCCTGCACGACGCCCTGCACCGCGCGCTGAAGGGCTGGGGGTATCTCTAG
- a CDS encoding ATPase: MRLSVDQFRAWENKCVTLLGMSGVGKTRLAALLRRQNWFHYSGDYRIGTRYLDEAILDNIKQQAMQVPFLRDLLRSDSIYIANNITVDHLKPLSTFLGKLGDVALGGLPLAEFQRRQALHRRAEIAAMSDVPEFISKAQAIYGYQHFVNDAGGSLCELEDPQVLELLDRHTLVLYIEATPDDARALIGRAEQDPKPLYYREAFLATELAAYLERRELGATEAIDPDHFVRWIFPRLFCSRLPRYQAIAARHGYTVSSAEVAALTSEQDFLELVMRALARPPAAPRALADAGAR, encoded by the coding sequence GTGAGACTGAGCGTCGATCAATTCCGAGCCTGGGAGAATAAATGCGTCACGCTGCTAGGGATGTCCGGGGTCGGCAAGACGCGCCTGGCCGCGCTCTTGCGCCGGCAGAACTGGTTTCACTACTCCGGTGACTATCGCATCGGCACGCGCTACCTCGACGAGGCGATCCTCGACAACATCAAGCAGCAGGCGATGCAGGTGCCCTTCCTGCGCGACCTGCTGCGCTCCGACTCGATCTACATCGCCAACAACATCACCGTCGATCACCTCAAGCCGCTCTCGACCTTCCTCGGCAAGCTCGGCGACGTCGCCCTCGGCGGCCTGCCGCTGGCGGAGTTCCAGCGCCGGCAGGCCTTGCACCGCCGGGCGGAGATCGCCGCGATGAGCGACGTGCCGGAGTTCATCTCCAAGGCCCAGGCGATCTACGGCTACCAACACTTCGTCAACGACGCCGGCGGCAGCCTCTGCGAGCTCGAGGATCCGCAGGTCCTCGAGCTCCTGGACCGCCATACGCTGGTGCTCTACATCGAGGCCACGCCAGACGATGCCCGTGCGCTGATCGGCCGTGCCGAGCAGGACCCCAAGCCGCTCTACTACCGCGAGGCGTTCCTCGCGACCGAGCTGGCGGCCTATTTGGAGCGGCGCGAGCTAGGGGCCACGGAGGCGATCGACCCCGATCACTTCGTGCGCTGGATTTTTCCGCGCCTCTTCTGCTCGCGTCTGCCGCGCTACCAGGCGATCGCCGCGCGCCATGGCTACACGGTGTCGAGCGCAGAGGTGGCTGCCTTGACCAGCGAGCAGGACTTCCTCGAGCTGGTGATGCGGGCACTCGCGCGACCGCCTGCCGCGCCGAGGGCGCTAGCCGACGCGGGCGCTCGCTGA
- a CDS encoding acyl-CoA carboxylase subunit beta — protein sequence MSEPGKPPPPLERLEQLAAEALQGGGAERLARQHRAGRLSARERLELLLDPGSFVELDRFVTHRCTDFGTAEQRPLGDGVVVGHGQVRGRLTFVFAQDATVFGGSLGHAHAAKVCKLMDLAERAGAPIVGLNDSGGARIQEGVASLGGYAEIFLRNTLLSGVVPQISVVLGPCAGGAVYSPALTDFILMAEGTAQMFITGPDVIKAVTHEEVTKEQLGGATTHHRDSGVAHFSYADEASCLEATRELLSFLPQNNSEEPPSAPNDDPVERCAVELDTMVPDDPSRAYDIKSLIAEVVDEGYLFEVQRAHAGNIVVGFARLGGRVVGVVANQPAVLAGCLDIKASLKAARFVRTCDCFNIPLVTFVDVPGFLPGSDQEYGGIIKHGAKLLYAYAEATVPKVTVITRKAYGGAYDVMASKHLRADLNLAYPTAEIAVMGPAGAVNVLYRQELAAAAEGEREPRRAEYVARYRAAFANPYKAAELGYLDDVIVPHTTRPRLIAALRMLRNKRQSNPPRKHGNIPL from the coding sequence ATGAGCGAGCCGGGCAAACCGCCGCCGCCGCTGGAGCGGCTGGAGCAGCTCGCCGCCGAGGCGCTGCAGGGCGGTGGCGCCGAGCGCCTGGCGCGACAGCATCGCGCCGGAAGGCTGAGCGCGCGCGAGCGCCTCGAGCTGCTGCTCGATCCCGGTAGCTTCGTCGAGCTCGACCGCTTCGTCACCCACCGCTGCACGGACTTCGGCACGGCCGAGCAGCGTCCCTTGGGCGACGGCGTCGTCGTGGGCCACGGCCAGGTCCGCGGGCGGCTGACCTTCGTCTTCGCCCAGGACGCCACCGTCTTCGGCGGCAGCCTCGGGCACGCTCACGCGGCCAAGGTCTGTAAGCTGATGGACTTGGCGGAGCGCGCCGGCGCGCCGATCGTCGGCCTCAACGACTCCGGCGGCGCCCGGATCCAGGAGGGCGTCGCCTCGCTCGGCGGGTACGCCGAGATCTTCCTGCGCAACACGCTGCTCTCCGGGGTCGTGCCCCAGATCTCGGTGGTGCTGGGACCCTGCGCCGGCGGCGCGGTGTACTCGCCCGCGCTCACCGATTTCATCCTGATGGCCGAGGGGACCGCGCAGATGTTCATCACCGGTCCCGACGTAATCAAGGCGGTAACGCATGAAGAGGTGACCAAGGAGCAGCTCGGTGGCGCGACGACGCATCATCGCGACTCGGGCGTGGCGCACTTCAGCTATGCCGATGAGGCGAGCTGCCTGGAGGCCACGCGCGAGCTGCTGTCGTTCCTGCCGCAGAACAACAGCGAGGAGCCGCCGAGCGCGCCCAACGACGATCCGGTCGAGCGCTGCGCCGTCGAGCTCGATACGATGGTCCCGGACGACCCCTCGCGAGCCTACGACATCAAGTCGCTGATCGCGGAGGTCGTCGATGAGGGCTATCTCTTCGAGGTCCAGCGCGCGCACGCGGGCAACATCGTCGTCGGCTTCGCGCGACTGGGGGGCCGGGTCGTCGGCGTCGTCGCCAATCAGCCGGCCGTGCTCGCGGGTTGTCTCGACATCAAGGCCTCCCTCAAGGCGGCGCGCTTTGTGCGTACCTGCGATTGCTTCAATATCCCGCTGGTCACCTTCGTCGATGTGCCTGGCTTCCTGCCGGGGAGCGATCAGGAGTACGGAGGGATCATCAAGCACGGCGCCAAGCTGCTCTACGCCTACGCCGAGGCCACGGTGCCCAAGGTCACGGTGATTACGCGCAAGGCCTATGGCGGCGCCTATGATGTGATGGCCTCCAAGCATTTGCGGGCGGACCTCAACCTCGCCTACCCGACGGCCGAGATCGCGGTGATGGGCCCGGCGGGCGCGGTCAACGTGCTCTACCGGCAGGAGCTAGCGGCGGCAGCCGAGGGCGAGCGTGAGCCACGGCGCGCCGAGTACGTGGCCCGTTACCGCGCGGCCTTCGCCAACCCCTACAAGGCAGCAGAGCTCGGCTACCTCGACGACGTGATCGTGCCCCACACGACGCGCCCGCGGCTGATCGCGGCGCTGCGCATGCTGCGCAACAAGCGCCAGAGCAACCCGCCGCGCAAGCACGGCAACATCCCGCTCTAG
- a CDS encoding alpha/beta fold hydrolase: MGRSTESQRLPIVALHGFTGARTSWCEVSGAVAAAGSEHPPLLHTLALPGHAPGVPVPADFGAAVDQLALRLRRRLTPPVRLLGYSMGARLALGLVGRHPALVSEALLIGCHPGLDDARARRERAEQDAPWVALLRREGIAAFVAAWERRPLFASQATVAAPRLAAQRAIRLAHDPEQLALALERLGLAQMPDHGPLLRRPPLPLHLVCGARDKRFVALGRRLCAASPALTLTLLPHAGHNPLIEAPAALAALLLG, translated from the coding sequence TTGGGCCGATCGACCGAGTCGCAGAGGCTGCCCATCGTGGCGCTGCACGGCTTCACGGGGGCGCGCACGAGCTGGTGCGAGGTCAGCGGGGCGGTCGCGGCCGCGGGATCCGAGCACCCTCCCCTCTTGCACACCCTGGCGCTGCCCGGTCATGCCCCGGGCGTGCCTGTACCGGCCGACTTTGGCGCCGCGGTCGATCAACTCGCCCTCAGGCTGCGACGCCGGCTGACGCCGCCCGTGCGACTGCTCGGCTACTCGATGGGCGCGCGCCTGGCCCTGGGGCTCGTCGGCCGGCATCCTGCGCTGGTCAGCGAGGCGCTCCTGATCGGCTGTCATCCTGGCCTCGACGACGCGCGGGCGCGGCGCGAACGCGCCGAGCAGGACGCGCCCTGGGTCGCTCTCTTGCGGCGAGAGGGCATCGCCGCCTTTGTCGCGGCCTGGGAGCGACGTCCGCTCTTCGCCAGCCAAGCCACCGTCGCCGCACCGCGGCTGGCGGCACAGCGGGCGATTCGGCTGGCCCACGACCCCGAGCAGCTCGCGCTGGCCCTCGAGCGACTCGGTCTGGCGCAGATGCCCGACCACGGGCCACTGCTGCGCCGGCCACCCCTTCCCCTGCATCTGGTCTGCGGCGCGCGCGACAAGCGCTTCGTGGCGCTGGGCCGCCGACTCTGCGCCGCAAGCCCGGCCCTGACGCTGACGCTGCTGCCGCACGCCGGCCACAATCCGCTGATCGAAGCGCCCGCGGCCTTGGCCGCGCTGCTGCTCGGCTGA